The region CCCTGAGGGCTTCAAAGTCGATCTTCACCCCCTTGGCCTTGGGGAGCATCTTGTTTTCTTCTTCCTTGATGTGGTGTCGGACGTTCTCGGACAGCACGTGGAACTTCGCGTCGAAATGACTTTCCGAGCCGTCCATCGCGTCGAGTTCCGCGATCAGGAGTTTGGCCACGTGATGCTCCTCGTCCGCCTCGTTCATGATCTCCTTGCCGATCGGCTTGCGGACGGCCGGGTAGAATATCTCCTCTTCAATCGCCGCGTGAACCTTCAGTTCGGTGAGCGCCGCGCGGACAATCTTCTTCTTGGCAGCCCGGTTCGTGGCTTTCGCGAACTGGTCGAAGAGTTCCTTAACCCGCGCGTGGTCTTCTTTCAGCAGGGAGACGGCCGGGTTGGACTTCAGGAAATCGAGCATAAGGCTTCTACCTCATTGGGAGCGGCTGAAGCAACGTGCCGGAGCTGGAAGCAAGGCACTATTTCGCGCCGCTTTTGGCGTGGCCGAAAACACGCGAAAGCAACCGCTTCAGGATCGAGCGGTCGTCCTCGGCGTGAGGTCGAACTAACCCGTCCAACTGATCCACTACTTCGTGCGAATCGACGGGTTTGGTGAACTGAAGGTCGAACCCCGCATCGACCGCCTTTTCGAGGTGGCCATAGTCCCCATACGCAGTCATGGTGGCAAAAATAGGCGGATTGTCAGCGAACTTCTCCCGTATTTGTCGGGCAAGCTCGTATCCGTCCATGCCGGGCATGTTGATGTCGAGGAGGCAGGCTTCGGGGTGGAACGTCTCGCACATCGCCAGGGCGCTGGGGCCGTCGAAGCAAGACCTGACATCCAGCCCGGAGAAACTAAGCAACTGGGCCATCGTCTCCGCCGAGT is a window of Fimbriiglobus ruber DNA encoding:
- a CDS encoding hemerythrin domain-containing protein, whose protein sequence is MLDFLKSNPAVSLLKEDHARVKELFDQFAKATNRAAKKKIVRAALTELKVHAAIEEEIFYPAVRKPIGKEIMNEADEEHHVAKLLIAELDAMDGSESHFDAKFHVLSENVRHHIKEEENKMLPKAKGVKIDFEALREKMKARKEKLLADGVPPVGEEVMVKAVKGKGDSPAQAAKRKAPKLPKRVT
- a CDS encoding response regulator, with the translated sequence MSDKKYRVLVVDDNCDSAETMAQLLSFSGLDVRSCFDGPSALAMCETFHPEACLLDINMPGMDGYELARQIREKFADNPPIFATMTAYGDYGHLEKAVDAGFDLQFTKPVDSHEVVDQLDGLVRPHAEDDRSILKRLLSRVFGHAKSGAK